From Streptomonospora salina, the proteins below share one genomic window:
- a CDS encoding sulfotransferase family protein: protein MSMDLLRKMNSALGATVGVELRRAPRKKQAAAATSTPAAASSSAKKPAKEKVAFRAPENPELDRLLDRPVFVVSPVRSGSTLLRLLLNAHSQLHAPHELHIRRLEAHFRTKLSERAMEACGLQRGDIEHLLWDRVLHRELARSGKDFVVEKTPSNAFVWDRIAACWPDARFICLLRHPVSIAESWHEADPEKRTADEAARDALRYMNATERAREGLTDVHTVRYEDLTADPDGELRSICAYLGIGYEPSMLEYGDSVKGDFAKGLGDWKDKVRSGSVQSGRTLPTADEVPEALRDITRRWGYLDGDTGDTGDTGDTGEREGAAAT, encoded by the coding sequence ATGAGCATGGATCTTCTACGCAAGATGAACTCGGCGCTCGGCGCGACCGTGGGCGTCGAACTGCGCCGGGCCCCTCGGAAGAAGCAGGCGGCCGCCGCCACGTCCACCCCGGCCGCCGCTTCCTCCAGTGCCAAGAAGCCGGCCAAGGAGAAGGTCGCCTTCCGGGCGCCGGAGAACCCGGAGCTGGACCGCCTGCTGGACCGCCCGGTCTTCGTCGTTTCGCCGGTGCGCTCGGGATCGACCCTGCTGCGGCTGCTCCTCAACGCCCACTCCCAGCTGCACGCCCCCCACGAGCTGCATATCCGCCGCTTGGAGGCGCACTTCCGCACCAAGCTCTCCGAGCGCGCGATGGAGGCCTGCGGCCTGCAGCGCGGCGACATCGAGCACCTGCTGTGGGACCGCGTGCTGCACCGCGAGCTCGCCCGCTCCGGCAAGGACTTCGTGGTGGAGAAGACGCCCAGCAACGCCTTCGTGTGGGACCGCATCGCGGCCTGCTGGCCCGACGCCCGCTTCATCTGCCTGCTGCGCCACCCGGTCTCCATCGCCGAGTCCTGGCACGAGGCCGACCCCGAGAAGCGCACCGCCGACGAGGCCGCCAGGGACGCGCTGCGCTACATGAACGCCACCGAGCGGGCGCGCGAGGGCCTGACCGACGTGCACACCGTGCGCTACGAAGACCTCACCGCCGATCCCGACGGCGAGCTGCGCAGCATCTGCGCATACCTGGGCATCGGATACGAGCCGTCGATGCTGGAGTACGGCGACAGCGTCAAGGGCGACTTCGCCAAGGGCCTGGGCGACTGGAAGGACAAGGTCCGCTCCGGTTCCGTCCAGAGCGGCCGCACGCTGCCGACGGCCGACGAGGTCCCCGAGGCCCTGCGCGACATCACCCGCCGCTGGGGCTACCTCGACGGCGACACCGGCGACACCGGCGACACCGGCGACACCGGAGAGCGCGAAGGGGCAGCCGCGACGTGA
- a CDS encoding glycosyltransferase family 4 protein: protein MRIRYLLLNAYGTGGTIRTVFTQAATMAGLGYDVEIVSTVRHKDEPNFDLDERVRLTTVVDVRAPKGDEPAPGPVGRYRAARRERLRKQGGRIVPEGEFGYEAFNRHVEREVVRYLKSVGDGILVTTRPALNILAARYASPRLIRVAQEHMNLGTHRPDVQKAIARYYPSFDAVAVLTSRDLDDYKKLLPGTRLVRIPNAVHSTEQEHSDHTNKIALAAGRLAPQKGFDMLIPAYKKVAERHPDWQLRIYGTGKKKNELRALIDKHHLYNHVFLMGHTDRMEDELTKSAFYILSSRFEGLPMVVIEAMTHALPIVTFDCPTGPADVITDGKDGILVPPKDTDALADAISTMMDDRELRDSMGAEALTTSQGYAPENVHMMWEELFSDLVRTSGKAAAAG, encoded by the coding sequence ATGAGGATCCGCTACCTGCTGCTGAACGCCTACGGCACAGGCGGCACCATCCGCACCGTGTTCACCCAGGCCGCCACCATGGCGGGGCTGGGCTACGACGTCGAGATCGTCAGCACCGTCCGGCACAAGGACGAGCCCAACTTCGACCTCGACGAGCGGGTGCGGCTGACCACCGTCGTCGACGTGCGCGCGCCCAAGGGCGACGAGCCCGCGCCCGGACCGGTGGGGCGCTACCGCGCCGCCCGCCGCGAACGCCTGCGCAAGCAGGGCGGCCGGATCGTCCCGGAGGGGGAGTTCGGCTACGAGGCGTTCAACCGCCACGTCGAGCGCGAGGTCGTCCGCTATCTCAAGAGCGTCGGCGACGGCATCCTGGTGACCACCCGCCCCGCGCTGAACATCCTCGCCGCGCGCTACGCCTCCCCGCGGCTGATCCGCGTCGCCCAGGAGCACATGAACCTGGGCACCCACCGCCCGGACGTGCAGAAGGCGATCGCCCGGTACTACCCGAGCTTCGACGCGGTCGCCGTGCTCACCAGCCGCGACCTGGACGACTACAAGAAGCTGCTGCCCGGCACCCGCCTGGTGCGGATCCCCAACGCGGTGCACTCGACGGAGCAGGAGCACTCCGACCACACCAACAAGATCGCCCTCGCCGCGGGACGGCTGGCCCCCCAGAAGGGCTTCGACATGCTCATCCCGGCCTACAAGAAGGTCGCCGAGCGCCACCCCGACTGGCAGCTGCGGATCTACGGGACGGGCAAGAAGAAGAACGAGCTGCGGGCGCTCATCGACAAGCACCACCTCTACAACCACGTCTTCCTGATGGGCCACACCGACCGCATGGAAGACGAGCTCACCAAGTCGGCCTTCTACATCCTCAGCTCCCGGTTCGAAGGCCTGCCGATGGTCGTCATCGAGGCGATGACCCACGCCCTGCCGATCGTGACCTTCGACTGCCCTACCGGGCCGGCCGATGTCATCACCGACGGCAAGGACGGGATCCTGGTTCCGCCCAAGGACACCGACGCGCTGGCCGACGCCATCTCGACGATGATGGACGACCGGGAGCTGCGCGACAGCATGGGCGCCGAGGCGCTCACGACCTCGCAGGGCTACGCTCCCGAGAACGTCCACATGATGTGGGAAGAGCTCTTCAGCGACCTGGTGCGCACCTCCGGCAAGGCCGCCGCGGCCGGCTGA
- a CDS encoding oxygenase MpaB family protein, producing MGGQHARASEDPAAGVYREAAALGAAAYAILLQIAEPGVGRGVRDHSDFAQRPVDRLRGTLVFVYALMFGTGAEAERVAGTVRRVHRHVVGPDYSAQDPELQVWVAATLYACNMHVHELVFGPMAPADKDAVYTASSVFATSLGCPRERWPATRADFERYWTEAVASIRVDDTARAVAGDLFHPANPAVRALVRVQRFLASGLLPAHVRDGFGLEWGPRHQRRFDRLVTVVRAVYPRLPTAVRTLPRDFYLRDMRRRFARADAGRRSGPPPPASGT from the coding sequence GTGGGAGGACAGCACGCGCGCGCAAGCGAGGACCCGGCCGCCGGCGTCTACCGCGAGGCCGCGGCTCTGGGGGCGGCCGCCTACGCCATCCTGCTGCAGATCGCCGAACCGGGCGTGGGGCGGGGCGTACGCGACCACAGCGACTTCGCGCAGCGCCCGGTCGACCGGCTGCGCGGCACTCTGGTGTTCGTCTACGCGCTGATGTTCGGCACCGGTGCGGAGGCGGAGCGGGTCGCGGGCACCGTGCGCAGAGTCCACCGGCACGTCGTCGGCCCCGACTACAGCGCGCAGGACCCCGAGCTGCAGGTATGGGTGGCGGCGACGCTCTACGCCTGCAACATGCACGTCCACGAACTGGTCTTCGGCCCGATGGCGCCCGCGGACAAGGACGCGGTCTACACGGCGTCGTCGGTGTTCGCCACCTCGCTGGGCTGCCCGCGCGAGCGCTGGCCCGCCACCCGCGCCGACTTCGAGCGCTACTGGACCGAAGCGGTCGCCTCCATCAGGGTCGACGACACCGCGCGCGCCGTCGCCGGCGACCTGTTCCACCCCGCCAACCCCGCCGTGCGGGCACTGGTGCGGGTGCAGCGCTTCCTGGCCTCGGGGCTGCTGCCCGCCCACGTCCGCGACGGGTTCGGCCTGGAGTGGGGCCCGCGGCACCAGCGCCGGTTCGACCGGCTGGTCACCGTGGTCCGGGCCGTCTACCCGCGCCTGCCGACGGCCGTGCGGACGCTGCCGCGCGACTTCTATCTGCGCGACATGCGCCGCCGGTTCGCCCGAGCCGACGCGGGCCGGCGCAGCGGCCCGCCCCCGCCCGCCTCCGGAACCTAG